In the Wyeomyia smithii strain HCP4-BCI-WySm-NY-G18 chromosome 2, ASM2978416v1, whole genome shotgun sequence genome, one interval contains:
- the LOC129721502 gene encoding upstream-binding factor 1-like protein 1 isoform X2, whose translation MRQRSMSVYDPKDGNRLSKRFEGVVSDAEDQSDLESDDDTKDNINPVCQAGWSKTDYDVLLEKLRAVLPKKDTKKFSSRLQTINWTQIEVRNHSPADVEQTVKLVLAKIRRFRTLEEMLTDAPEVISKLLNAEKPKAPPSAYTLFMKENMPRWKGDGIDSKNLFKTASKEFHDMSVKKKRKYEEAAGRLKEEHKTALAKYYEEHPDMVVKQKTKRIQTNKTPFNLFLSARRETSDNITLAQARKEWEDLPHKKKLKYVQESFAAQSTGKWLNKKEQEMLDRFHGKPEFVGRNAFEFFIRKTRSRFEPLNMSGKTVQQKIREEYHKLSPREILDLKDEYALAREQYITQYRAYISNLPPDKQEAELEHIRSLTEKSTKPKQKKKDEVKVQPKEEEFYPGSADEDPPVAESTAIKKPTKAKKQKTTVTPVELEAAREKSPTKRPNESSPLRKQDVPEPSLPSKVKVAKVSEKKKKNVEVPREETLAVATTSSTNHSDTPKAQTKKRSSNESTPATATKRSKKQNATVQQEVKQEPLKEPEKPPSEQNRSLRNRRPVGISRGRANTNAQ comes from the exons ATGCGGCAGCGTTCGATGTCCGTGTACGATCCGAAGGACGGTAACCGCTTGTCGAAAAGATTTGAAGGAG TTGTTTCGGACGCTGAAGATCAATCGGACCTGGAAAGTGATGACGATACAAAGGACAACATCAACCCAGTGTGCCAGGCTGGTTGGTCGAAAACGGATTACGATGTTCTACTTGAGAAGCTGAGAGCTGTGCTTCCGAAGAAGGATACTAAGAAGTTTTCCAGCCGGTTGCAAACGATTAATTGGACGCAGATTGAGGTTCGAAACCATAGCCCGGCAGATGTGGAACAAACCGTCAAACTTGTGCTGGCAAAAATACGTCGCTTTCGAACGCTGGAAGAAATGCTCACCGATGCTCCGGAGGTTATCAGTAAGCTGCTAAATGCTGAGAAACCCAAAGCCCCGCCTTCTGCTTACACGTTGTTCATGAAGGAAAATATGCCGCGATGGAAGGGAGACGGTATTGATTCGAAAAATCTCTTCAAAACAGCATCTAAAGAGTTTCACGATATGTCTGTAAAGAAAAAACGTAAATATGAAGAAGCTGCAGGTCGCTTGAAGGAGGAACATAAGACAGCTTTGGCAAAATACTA CGAGGAACATCCGGATATGGTGGTAAAGCAGAAAACTAAAAgaatacaaacaaacaaaacgcCCTTCAACTTGTTCTTGTCAGCTCGACGGGAAACTTCAGACAATATAACTTTGGCGCAAGCTCGGAAGGAATGGGAAGATCTACCCCATAAGAAAAAGCTGAAGTATGTGCAAGAGTCATTTGCTGCGCAAAGTACAGGAAAGTGgttaaacaaaaaagaacaggaGATGCTGGATCGTTTTCATGGTAAGCCCGAATTTGTTGGCAGAAATGCTTTCGAATTTTTTATCCGGAAGACTCGGTCTCGATTTGAACCGTTAAATATGAGCGGTAAAACTGTTCAGCAAAAAATACGAGAAGAGTACCATAAACTGAGCCCACGAGAGATCTTGGATTTGAAAGATGAATATGCTTTAGCCAGGGAACAGTACATAACTCAATATCGTGCTTACATATCCAATCTGCCGCCGGATAAGCAGGAAGCCGAGCTGGAGCACATACGCAGTTTAACGGAGAAAAGTACAAAACCAAAGCAGAAAAAGAAAGACGAAGTGAAGGTGCAACCGAAGGAAGAGGAATTCTATCCCGGATCTGCGGACGAAGATCCGCCGGTAGCAGAATCGACCGCCATTAAAAAACCTACCAAAGCTAAGAAACAAAAGACTACGGTTACGCCGGTAGAGCTAGAGGCTGCTAGGGAAAAATCCCCTACCAAACGGCCAAATGAAAGTTCTCCTTTACGTAAACAAGATGTACCGGAACCGAGCTTACCTTCAAAAGTAAAAGTTGCGAAGGTatctgagaaaaaaaagaagaatgtCGAAGTTCCACGGGAAGAGACGCTCGCAGTAGCTACGACCAGCTCTACCAACCACAGTGACACTCCAAAGGCACAAACAAAGAAACGCTCATCCAATGAATCCACCCCAGCGACAGCAACGAAGAGATCTAAAAAACAAAACGCCACGGTACAACAAGAAGTCAAACAAGAACCCTTAAAGGAGCCGGAGAAACCCCCATC GGAGCAGAATCGCAGTTTGCGAAACAGGCGACCAGTTGGCATTAGCCGTGGACGAGCGAACACTAATGCACAGTGA
- the LOC129721502 gene encoding nucleolar transcription factor 1-B-like isoform X1, translating into MRQRSMSVYDPKDGNRLSKRFEGVVSDAEDQSDLESDDDTKDNINPVCQAGWSKTDYDVLLEKLRAVLPKKDTKKFSSRLQTINWTQIEVRNHSPADVEQTVKLVLAKIRRFRTLEEMLTDAPEVISKLLNAEKPKAPPSAYTLFMKENMPRWKGDGIDSKNLFKTASKEFHDMSVKKKRKYEEAAGRLKEEHKTALAKYYEEHPDMVVKQKTKRIQTNKTPFNLFLSARRETSDNITLAQARKEWEDLPHKKKLKYVQESFAAQSTGKWLNKKEQEMLDRFHGKPEFVGRNAFEFFIRKTRSRFEPLNMSGKTVQQKIREEYHKLSPREILDLKDEYALAREQYITQYRAYISNLPPDKQEAELEHIRSLTEKSTKPKQKKKDEVKVQPKEEEFYPGSADEDPPVAESTAIKKPTKAKKQKTTVTPVELEAAREKSPTKRPNESSPLRKQDVPEPSLPSKVKVAKVSEKKKKNVEVPREETLAVATTSSTNHSDTPKAQTKKRSSNESTPATATKRSKKQNATVQQEVKQEPLKEPEKPPSKPEEFYRQRIYKGKVGKHKESYANLSSAKRREIADQLKQAQMQYIIDFENFLKSLPRDEIRRYIEKANMQKSKRADDDSDEDETEEENGDDDDESSSASEEESD; encoded by the exons ATGCGGCAGCGTTCGATGTCCGTGTACGATCCGAAGGACGGTAACCGCTTGTCGAAAAGATTTGAAGGAG TTGTTTCGGACGCTGAAGATCAATCGGACCTGGAAAGTGATGACGATACAAAGGACAACATCAACCCAGTGTGCCAGGCTGGTTGGTCGAAAACGGATTACGATGTTCTACTTGAGAAGCTGAGAGCTGTGCTTCCGAAGAAGGATACTAAGAAGTTTTCCAGCCGGTTGCAAACGATTAATTGGACGCAGATTGAGGTTCGAAACCATAGCCCGGCAGATGTGGAACAAACCGTCAAACTTGTGCTGGCAAAAATACGTCGCTTTCGAACGCTGGAAGAAATGCTCACCGATGCTCCGGAGGTTATCAGTAAGCTGCTAAATGCTGAGAAACCCAAAGCCCCGCCTTCTGCTTACACGTTGTTCATGAAGGAAAATATGCCGCGATGGAAGGGAGACGGTATTGATTCGAAAAATCTCTTCAAAACAGCATCTAAAGAGTTTCACGATATGTCTGTAAAGAAAAAACGTAAATATGAAGAAGCTGCAGGTCGCTTGAAGGAGGAACATAAGACAGCTTTGGCAAAATACTA CGAGGAACATCCGGATATGGTGGTAAAGCAGAAAACTAAAAgaatacaaacaaacaaaacgcCCTTCAACTTGTTCTTGTCAGCTCGACGGGAAACTTCAGACAATATAACTTTGGCGCAAGCTCGGAAGGAATGGGAAGATCTACCCCATAAGAAAAAGCTGAAGTATGTGCAAGAGTCATTTGCTGCGCAAAGTACAGGAAAGTGgttaaacaaaaaagaacaggaGATGCTGGATCGTTTTCATGGTAAGCCCGAATTTGTTGGCAGAAATGCTTTCGAATTTTTTATCCGGAAGACTCGGTCTCGATTTGAACCGTTAAATATGAGCGGTAAAACTGTTCAGCAAAAAATACGAGAAGAGTACCATAAACTGAGCCCACGAGAGATCTTGGATTTGAAAGATGAATATGCTTTAGCCAGGGAACAGTACATAACTCAATATCGTGCTTACATATCCAATCTGCCGCCGGATAAGCAGGAAGCCGAGCTGGAGCACATACGCAGTTTAACGGAGAAAAGTACAAAACCAAAGCAGAAAAAGAAAGACGAAGTGAAGGTGCAACCGAAGGAAGAGGAATTCTATCCCGGATCTGCGGACGAAGATCCGCCGGTAGCAGAATCGACCGCCATTAAAAAACCTACCAAAGCTAAGAAACAAAAGACTACGGTTACGCCGGTAGAGCTAGAGGCTGCTAGGGAAAAATCCCCTACCAAACGGCCAAATGAAAGTTCTCCTTTACGTAAACAAGATGTACCGGAACCGAGCTTACCTTCAAAAGTAAAAGTTGCGAAGGTatctgagaaaaaaaagaagaatgtCGAAGTTCCACGGGAAGAGACGCTCGCAGTAGCTACGACCAGCTCTACCAACCACAGTGACACTCCAAAGGCACAAACAAAGAAACGCTCATCCAATGAATCCACCCCAGCGACAGCAACGAAGAGATCTAAAAAACAAAACGCCACGGTACAACAAGAAGTCAAACAAGAACCCTTAAAGGAGCCGGAGAAACCCCCATC TAAACCGGAGGAGTTCTATCGGCAGCGCATCTACAAGGGAAAGGTGGGCAAACACAAGGAGTCCTACGCTAACTTATCATCAGCTAAGCGGCGCGAAATCGCAGATCAACTTAAGCAAGCACAGATGCAGTACATTATAgatttcgaaaattttctgAAATCCCTGCCCCGTGACGAAATACGGCGGTACATCGAGAAAGCCAACATGCAGAAAAGTAAGCGCGCGGACGATGATTCCGATGAGGATGAAACGGAGGAAGAAAAcggtgacgacgacgacgaaagCAGTAGTGCTTCCGAGGAAGAAAGCGATTAA